In the genome of Pseudorca crassidens isolate mPseCra1 chromosome 14, mPseCra1.hap1, whole genome shotgun sequence, one region contains:
- the FOXI3 gene encoding forkhead box protein I3, translated as MALYCGDNFGVYSQPGLSPGAAAPGAPPAARAPYGLADYAAPPAAAANPYLWLNGPAVGGPPAAAAYLGAPPPPPPPPPPPPGGAPGPFLQPPTAAGTFACAQRPFAQPAAAAPASPAGPAAPGELSWLSMANREDLMKMVRPPYSYSALIAMAIQSAPERKLTLSHIYQFVADSFPFYQRSKAGWQNSIRHNLSLNDCFKKVPRDEDDPGKGNYWTLDPNCEKMFDNGNFRRKRKRRSEASSTPTVAVGTSKTEEGLSPGLGSGVGGKPEGDSSPALLRPSQSPEPPEGTKSTASSPGGSVLSSTPCLNSFFSSLGTLSVNSSGSTQRVLPGGRPLGIQGTQVPSSGAFPPSSVPEASPDTLQLSHSTSNGSSQRSSYYSPFPASTSGGPSSPFSTPFYNFSMVNSLIYPREGSEV; from the exons ATGGCTCTCTACTGCGGCGACAACTTCGGCGTGTACTCGCAGCCCGGCCTGTCCCCGGGCGCCGCCGCCCCGGGCGCCCCCCCGGCTGCCCGGGCGCCCTACGGTCTGGCCGACTATGCCGCGCCGCCGGCCGCAGCCGCCAACCCCTACCTGTGGCTCAACGGGCCGGCCGTGGGCGGTCCCCCTGCCGCCGCCGCGTACCTGggcgccccgccgccgccgccgccgccgccgccgccgccccccggGGGCGCGCCCGGGCCCTTCCTGCAGCCGCCGACCGCCGCCGGCACCTTCGCCTGCGCGCAGCGGCCCTTCGCGCAGCCCGCGGCCGCAGCGCCCGCCTCGCCCGCCGGGCCCGCGGCGCCCGGGGAGCTGAGCTGGCTGTCCATGGCCAACCGCGAGGACCTGATGAAGATGGTGCGGCCGCCCTACTCGTACTCGGCGCTCATCGCCATGGCCATCCAGAGCGCGCCCGAGCGCAAGCTCACGCTCAGCCATATCTACCAGTTCGTGGCCGACAGCTTCCCCTTCTACCAGCGCAGCAAGGCCGGCTGGCAGAACTCCATCCGCCACAACCTGTCGCTCAACGACTGCTTCAAGAAGGTGCCCCGCGACGAGGACGACCCAG GGAAAGGTAATTACTGGACCCTGGATccgaactgtgagaaaatgtttgaCAACGGGAACTTCCGTCGGAAGCGAAAGCGCCGCTCGGAAGCCAGCAGCACCCCTACGGTGGCCGTGGGGACCTCGAAAACAGAAGAAGGGCTCTCCCCGGGACTGGGGTCTGGAGTGGGTGGGAAGCCGGAAGGAGACAGCTCCCCGGCGTTGCTGAGGCCCTCTCAGTCCCCAGAGCCTCCCGAGGGCACCAAGAGTACCGCCTCCTCCCCAGGAGggtctgtgctctcctccaccccTTGCCTGAACAGCTTCTTCAGCAGCCTCGGCACGCTAAGTGTTAACAGCAGTGGGAGCACCCAGCGAGTGCTCCCCGGCGGCCGCCCTCTAGGGATCCAGGGGACCCAGGTGCCCTCGAGCGGCGCGTTCCCCCCCAGCTCCGTCCCGGAGGCCTCGCCAGACACCTTGCAGCTGAGTCACAGCACCAGCAATGGCAGCAGCCAGAGGTCTTCCTACTACAGCCCCTTCCCTGCCAGCACCAGCGGGGGACCAAGCAGCCCCTTCAGCACCCCTTTCTACAACTTCAGCATGGTCAACAGCCTCATCTACCCCCGGGAGGGCTCCGAGGTATAG